One stretch of Paracoccus liaowanqingii DNA includes these proteins:
- a CDS encoding SDR family oxidoreductase — protein sequence MTDHPTPPFPEQQQDLPGSFLEMDPLPDHGEDSWRGANRLPERIALITGGDSGIGRAVAIAYAREGADLALVCLNEDRDMADTARLVREAGRRCLVLTGDLSSPAFCRDVVDRTVAEFGRIDILVNNAAHQRSFARIEDISDDEWRHTFAVNIDAMFHLTKAAVAHMPRGSSIINTASINSDQPNPTLLAYATTKGAIQNFTLGLAQMLADRGIRANVVAPGPVWTPLIPASMPAEKVAQFGADYPIGRPAQPVELASAYVMLAEAMSSYVSGATIAVTGGKPMM from the coding sequence ATGACCGACCATCCCACACCGCCCTTTCCCGAACAGCAGCAGGACCTGCCCGGCAGCTTCCTCGAGATGGACCCCCTTCCCGATCACGGCGAGGACAGCTGGCGCGGGGCGAACCGCCTGCCCGAGCGCATCGCCCTGATCACCGGCGGCGACAGCGGCATCGGCCGGGCGGTCGCCATCGCCTATGCCCGCGAGGGGGCCGACTTGGCGCTGGTCTGCCTGAACGAGGACCGCGACATGGCCGACACCGCCCGCCTGGTGCGCGAGGCCGGGCGCCGCTGCCTGGTGCTGACCGGCGATCTGTCCTCGCCCGCGTTCTGCCGCGACGTGGTGGACCGCACGGTGGCCGAATTCGGCCGCATCGACATTCTGGTGAACAACGCCGCCCACCAGCGCAGCTTCGCCCGGATCGAGGACATCAGCGACGACGAATGGCGCCACACCTTCGCGGTCAATATTGACGCGATGTTCCATCTGACCAAGGCGGCGGTGGCGCATATGCCGCGCGGCAGCTCGATCATCAACACCGCCTCGATCAATTCGGACCAGCCCAACCCGACGCTGCTGGCCTATGCCACCACCAAGGGCGCGATCCAGAACTTCACCCTGGGCCTGGCGCAGATGCTGGCCGATCGCGGCATCCGCGCCAATGTCGTGGCGCCGGGCCCGGTCTGGACCCCGCTGATCCCCGCCAGCATGCCCGCCGAGAAGGTGGCGCAGTTCGGCGCCGACTATCCCATCGGCCGCCCCGCGCAGCCGGTCGAGCTGGCCTCGGCCTACGTCATGCTGGCCGAGGCGATGTCCAGCTACGTCTCGGGCGCCACGATCGCCGTGACGGGCGGCAAGCCGATGATGTAG
- a CDS encoding DUF1622 domain-containing protein: MQLDEGVVFSLSDHLGRLAGPLEWLVVLIELFAIAILILGVVRFLGWFLSGEVLRRAAHDPGHQLNRGRLALGRHILSALEVLIVADLIRTVLHLTFDNILLLGGLVLIRSFISVSLDYEMRALETE, from the coding sequence ATGCAGCTGGACGAGGGAGTGGTGTTCTCGCTGTCGGATCACCTGGGGCGGCTGGCGGGGCCGCTGGAATGGCTGGTGGTGCTGATCGAGCTGTTCGCGATCGCCATCCTGATCCTGGGGGTCGTGCGGTTCCTGGGCTGGTTCCTGTCGGGCGAGGTCCTGCGGCGGGCGGCGCATGACCCGGGCCACCAGCTGAACCGCGGGCGGCTTGCGCTTGGCCGGCACATCCTGTCGGCGCTGGAGGTGCTGATCGTGGCGGACCTGATCCGCACGGTGCTTCACCTGACCTTCGACAACATCCTGCTGCTGGGCGGGCTGGTGCTGATCCGGTCCTTCATCTCGGTGAGCCTGGACTACGAGATGCGGGCGCTGGAGACGGAGTGA
- a CDS encoding sigma-70 family RNA polymerase sigma factor, producing MSDNIMEHIPALRAYARSLCGRAHDADDLVQETLLRAIEYADRYKPGSYMRAWLFTIMRNRFYTNVKKAARERTGGADCVSGTPISQPGQEWYLRHRELCDQLERMPAHYREALVLVSVLGESYIRAAEVMDCDIGTVKSRVNRARGILRKALEPEF from the coding sequence ATGTCCGACAATATCATGGAACACATCCCCGCCTTGCGCGCCTATGCGCGCTCGCTCTGCGGACGGGCGCATGACGCCGACGATCTGGTCCAGGAAACCCTTCTGAGGGCCATCGAATATGCCGACCGCTACAAGCCCGGCAGCTACATGCGGGCCTGGCTGTTCACGATCATGCGCAACCGCTTCTACACCAACGTCAAGAAGGCCGCGCGCGAGCGGACCGGCGGCGCGGACTGCGTGTCGGGCACGCCCATCTCGCAGCCGGGGCAGGAATGGTATCTGCGCCATCGCGAGCTGTGCGACCAGCTGGAGCGGATGCCGGCGCATTACCGCGAGGCGCTGGTCTTGGTCTCGGTCTTGGGGGAAAGCTACATCCGCGCGGCCGAGGTGATGGACTGCGACATCGGCACGGTCAAGAGCCGGGTGAACCGGGCCCGGGGGATCCTGCGCAAGGCCTTGGAACCCGAGTTCTGA
- a CDS encoding sigma factor-like helix-turn-helix DNA-binding protein yields MIQHPHSNLTTYVPALRLYARVLCGNAGTGDGLVAWSLHRADELACRDAAQRCRFTWLLSTLRDLHRSGMLDRASNMPCANDLPGHEDLALLMTLPPAEREALTLVRFMGCTRVNAARIMGVSRSKVDRLLAMARLRLDGPPMGSA; encoded by the coding sequence ATGATTCAACATCCCCATTCCAATCTGACAACCTATGTTCCCGCGCTGCGGCTGTATGCGAGGGTCCTGTGCGGCAATGCCGGGACCGGCGACGGACTGGTCGCCTGGTCGCTTCATCGGGCCGACGAGCTGGCCTGCCGCGATGCGGCCCAGAGATGCCGCTTCACGTGGCTTCTGTCCACGCTGCGCGATCTGCATCGCAGCGGCATGCTGGACCGGGCCTCGAACATGCCCTGCGCGAATGACCTTCCGGGGCACGAGGATCTGGCCCTGCTGATGACGCTGCCCCCGGCAGAGCGCGAGGCCCTGACCCTGGTCCGGTTCATGGGCTGCACGCGGGTCAACGCGGCGCGGATCATGGGCGTGTCGCGGTCCAAGGTGGACCGGCTTCTGGCCATGGCGCGCCTGCGCCTGGATGGCCCGCCGATGGGATCCGCCTGA